In Bacteroidia bacterium, a genomic segment contains:
- the plsY gene encoding glycerol-3-phosphate 1-O-acyltransferase PlsY, whose translation MSVLYLIGFILFAYLMGSIPTSVWIGKYFYNIDVREHGSKNAGATNTFRVLGPKAGIPVFIIDVVKGWVPVFIATNVMQLFPESADSFLIPIILGIIAVTGHIFPVFAKFKGGKGVATMLGISIALHPIAAAICAGLFIIILVITKYVSFGSLLAGVFFPVLINFIIGTPSISLMIFSILASVTIVITHQKNILRLVTLTENKTYIFKSQIRRGGR comes from the coding sequence ATGTCAGTTTTATATTTAATAGGTTTTATATTATTCGCTTACTTAATGGGTTCTATTCCAACATCTGTATGGATAGGAAAATATTTTTACAATATTGATGTTCGTGAGCACGGGAGTAAAAATGCAGGTGCAACAAATACCTTCAGGGTTTTAGGTCCAAAAGCAGGGATCCCTGTTTTTATTATTGATGTTGTTAAAGGATGGGTTCCAGTTTTTATTGCAACTAATGTTATGCAACTTTTTCCGGAAAGTGCTGACAGCTTTCTAATTCCGATTATCCTTGGGATAATAGCAGTTACAGGTCATATTTTTCCGGTTTTCGCAAAATTTAAAGGAGGTAAAGGTGTTGCAACAATGTTGGGAATTTCAATAGCACTTCATCCAATTGCTGCAGCAATATGTGCCGGGTTATTTATTATTATTTTGGTAATTACAAAATATGTTTCATTTGGATCACTATTAGCCGGAGTTTTTTTCCCGGTGCTAATTAATTTCATTATTGGAACACCATCAATTTCATTAATGATATTCTCAATTTTGGCATCAGTAACTATTGTTATTACTCATCAAAAAAATATTTTAAGGTTGGTAACTTTAACAGAGAACAAAACATATATTTTTAAATCACAAATTCGCCGCGGGGGACGTTAA
- the moaC gene encoding cyclic pyranopterin monophosphate synthase MoaC has protein sequence MTKKLSHTDKNGKANMVDVGSKPDQIRVAIAEGNILLQANTLKLISDNQMKKGDVLTVAEIAGIQAAKRTAELIPLCHNIELNKVSVKATQTKKGINIVSEAKCTGKTGVEMEALTATTVALLTIYDMCKAVDKSMVINNIKLVKKTKE, from the coding sequence ATGACAAAAAAACTTTCCCATACAGACAAAAACGGAAAAGCAAATATGGTTGATGTAGGCTCAAAACCTGACCAGATAAGAGTTGCTATTGCAGAAGGTAACATTTTACTTCAAGCAAACACATTAAAGCTAATTTCGGATAACCAAATGAAAAAAGGTGATGTATTAACAGTTGCCGAGATAGCCGGAATTCAAGCTGCTAAAAGAACCGCAGAGTTAATTCCACTTTGTCATAACATAGAGCTGAATAAAGTAAGTGTAAAAGCTACACAAACAAAAAAAGGAATAAATATAGTTTCAGAAGCTAAATGCACAGGTAAAACAGGTGTTGAAATGGAAGCATTAACGGCTACTACTGTTGCTTTACTTACAATTTACGATATGTGCAAAGCAGTTGATAAATCAATGGTTATTAACAATATTAAATTAGTAAAGAAAACAAAAGAATAA